A stretch of the Teretinema zuelzerae genome encodes the following:
- a CDS encoding Gldg family protein, with protein MLSVLLSVLSAFAVLVHALPLRGKDVSKRIIAILFATTAALTIQRLPSLLNASDLTANICYSFSFPYRILRASNGIIDLDAWFALIAVISIKAAAHLSGKKHRGKAIFSFGAILFALLAFNFSFPINNASTSILSDRLKGIDQQIRIQWHRSSSYAAFNPHAVQIEQILQEIDKAGGDKIDYSIVQAEINSHERMLAEPEILPVPQQLLSFPSPRPVYSSLAIELNGVSRVISPVTDPELVYYEIIAAIEHLSSIYMRKALPAVCVVYGGNHSPLNYPYVAQAIASGGYNVVETDEMPVDTRDYSLILLIGTSRMTEQDVLNLHEFVKRGGKAIINTTAHNISFDNGWFVEENAETPIDLLLDAYGIHIEKGLVRDERCFFMTLPELDGKNVVQGSYEFWPTAPLIHNSFTAKTSRQMNIQFFWPSHLAFSPESHSNLLEVIASSRRANIEPTTAPIDPLTVFNGNNKSSPRSGESFTFAVRTVDYGLLVIADELFLSSMTDYTASSNNFEFLRDSVDAMLGKPDLIALKKNPLRISWGFPRQKSITQGPIVTKKQIQQTEKISLLYPGTNYETLLLRNADSDVKSTHSLNVKEASWDVSIHNELVYSGNAEKITRFISDLTRKRVKEKTSSTPSFDSVSNYCVITLYGKNDSLIEQIEYYAAYDGFNSLFYYPLSGSHASSPDALDDSVFSNAIEWTERYIFAAFLGHTGIAHARLSAPDAIGKISLIKGDALASLTRELTNLRSIDITNMPFSDPFVLNLETDALATIEVRFEQISGEYWHIQIGNNAAGWIVSSTEIDRILSIFKQNER; from the coding sequence ATGCTGAGCGTTTTGCTTTCCGTATTAAGCGCGTTTGCGGTTCTAGTGCATGCGTTGCCCCTCCGCGGAAAAGATGTCAGTAAAAGAATCATTGCAATCCTGTTCGCGACTACCGCGGCTCTGACAATTCAACGGCTTCCCTCGTTGCTTAACGCTTCTGACCTCACGGCGAATATCTGTTATTCGTTTTCATTTCCCTATCGCATTTTGCGTGCATCGAACGGAATCATCGATCTGGATGCATGGTTTGCATTGATCGCGGTTATTTCTATTAAAGCCGCAGCCCACCTATCGGGTAAAAAGCACAGAGGCAAGGCCATTTTCTCTTTCGGAGCCATTTTGTTCGCGCTTCTGGCATTCAACTTTTCGTTTCCAATCAACAATGCGTCGACATCGATTCTTTCCGATCGGCTTAAGGGCATTGATCAACAGATACGCATACAGTGGCATAGATCTTCATCATACGCGGCGTTTAATCCTCATGCAGTGCAGATCGAACAAATTCTGCAGGAAATCGACAAAGCCGGCGGCGATAAAATCGACTATTCGATTGTGCAAGCAGAAATCAATTCTCACGAACGCATGCTCGCCGAGCCAGAAATCTTGCCCGTGCCACAGCAGCTTCTGTCTTTTCCTTCCCCGCGTCCTGTGTATTCGTCCTTAGCGATCGAACTTAACGGCGTTTCGCGAGTTATTTCTCCGGTAACCGATCCGGAACTCGTCTATTACGAAATTATAGCCGCAATAGAGCATCTATCGAGCATTTATATGAGAAAGGCCTTGCCGGCCGTCTGTGTTGTATACGGCGGCAATCATTCTCCGCTTAATTATCCGTATGTCGCGCAAGCTATAGCTTCCGGTGGATATAATGTAGTCGAAACCGACGAGATGCCCGTCGATACCCGGGATTACTCGCTAATCCTGCTTATCGGCACGTCACGGATGACAGAACAGGACGTTTTAAACCTTCATGAATTCGTTAAACGGGGAGGAAAGGCCATCATAAATACGACGGCGCACAACATCTCGTTTGATAACGGTTGGTTCGTCGAAGAAAATGCAGAAACACCGATTGATCTGCTTCTTGATGCATACGGTATTCACATCGAGAAAGGGCTTGTACGCGATGAACGTTGTTTCTTTATGACCCTTCCTGAACTCGATGGAAAAAACGTCGTTCAAGGTTCATATGAATTCTGGCCGACTGCACCTCTTATACATAATTCATTCACGGCGAAAACGTCCCGGCAAATGAATATTCAATTTTTCTGGCCTTCGCATCTAGCATTCAGCCCGGAATCTCATTCAAACCTTCTAGAAGTCATCGCCTCATCGCGGCGGGCAAACATCGAACCGACGACTGCTCCAATCGATCCATTAACAGTGTTCAACGGAAACAATAAAAGCTCGCCTCGTTCGGGAGAATCTTTCACTTTTGCTGTGCGCACTGTTGATTACGGCCTGTTAGTCATTGCGGATGAACTTTTTCTCAGCTCAATGACAGATTATACCGCAAGTTCAAATAACTTTGAATTTCTCAGGGACAGCGTAGATGCAATGCTTGGAAAGCCGGACCTTATAGCTCTTAAAAAAAATCCCCTGCGGATATCGTGGGGCTTTCCCAGACAGAAATCTATAACACAAGGCCCGATAGTTACGAAAAAACAGATACAGCAAACCGAAAAAATCAGTTTGCTGTATCCCGGCACAAATTACGAAACGCTCTTGCTGAGGAACGCTGACTCTGACGTAAAATCAACACACAGTTTAAATGTCAAGGAGGCGTCTTGGGACGTATCGATTCACAATGAATTGGTCTACTCCGGAAATGCCGAAAAAATTACCCGATTCATTTCTGACTTGACCAGGAAAAGAGTAAAAGAAAAAACCAGCAGTACTCCGTCTTTCGATTCTGTTTCAAATTATTGCGTAATAACCCTCTATGGAAAAAACGATTCTCTCATCGAACAGATAGAATATTATGCTGCTTACGACGGATTCAATAGTCTTTTTTATTACCCGTTAAGCGGATCGCATGCATCCAGTCCGGACGCCCTGGACGACTCTGTTTTCAGCAATGCGATAGAATGGACAGAACGATATATATTTGCCGCATTTCTAGGCCATACGGGAATCGCACATGCGCGTCTCTCCGCTCCGGACGCAATCGGGAAGATTTCTTTAATAAAGGGCGATGCGCTCGCGTCGCTAACGCGCGAACTTACAAATCTCCGCAGCATCGACATCACGAACATGCCGTTCTCTGATCCCTTCGTGCTC
- a CDS encoding ribonuclease Z — translation MNLEAFILGCGGMMPLPYRHLTSVLLRREGDLFLFDGGEGTQVSLRKLNLRWKKINAIFVSHTHADHVTGLPGLLMLSSQVDRDDPLYIFGPPKIAEYIETSRKVLDMYINYQIIVQEITEPGIVYTGPDFHVRAFPLQHTKTCVGYTLEENPRPGAFNPEAAKAKKVPCGPLWSRLQDGETVLSSDGNTVSPEEVLGPQRKGRKFSYVTDTKYLPSIAKEVEDSDLFICEGMFEQALEATAAEKKHMTSIQAATIAKDARVKKMGLIHYSPRYTDSELKTLLNEAKTVFPETVLTRDRMVFPIEYTD, via the coding sequence ATGAATCTTGAAGCATTTATCCTCGGATGCGGCGGCATGATGCCGCTTCCGTACAGGCATTTAACATCCGTACTTCTCAGACGCGAAGGCGATCTGTTTTTATTCGACGGCGGGGAAGGAACGCAGGTATCTCTGCGCAAATTGAATCTTCGATGGAAAAAAATCAACGCAATCTTCGTCAGCCATACGCATGCTGACCATGTGACAGGCTTGCCGGGGCTTCTCATGCTTTCATCTCAGGTAGATAGAGACGATCCTCTGTATATCTTCGGCCCTCCGAAAATCGCGGAATATATTGAAACAAGCCGAAAAGTGCTCGACATGTACATCAACTATCAAATAATCGTGCAGGAAATCACTGAACCGGGGATAGTCTACACAGGCCCGGATTTTCATGTCCGCGCGTTTCCCCTGCAACACACGAAAACATGCGTCGGTTATACGCTCGAGGAAAATCCCCGCCCGGGCGCATTCAACCCCGAAGCGGCAAAAGCAAAAAAAGTGCCGTGCGGTCCTTTGTGGTCGCGTCTGCAGGACGGCGAAACGGTGTTGTCGTCGGACGGAAACACCGTGAGCCCGGAAGAAGTGCTCGGCCCTCAACGTAAAGGGAGAAAGTTCAGCTACGTCACCGATACGAAATATCTTCCTTCAATCGCGAAAGAAGTGGAAGATTCTGATTTATTCATTTGCGAAGGCATGTTCGAACAAGCGCTTGAAGCAACGGCCGCCGAAAAAAAACACATGACTTCTATTCAAGCCGCAACCATCGCAAAAGACGCACGCGTTAAAAAAATGGGATTGATTCATTACAGTCCGCGGTACACCGATTCAGAACTGAAAACTCTCCTCAATGAAGCGAAAACAGTTTTCCCTGAGACCGTATTAACCCGCGATAGAATGGTGTTTCCCATCGAATATACGGATTAG
- a CDS encoding cysteine hydrolase family protein: protein MAKSMLIIDPQNDFCDPRGALYVPGAFEDSKRLSSVLDRYIDRFDSIHVTLDTHYSYHIAHPVFWLDSEGRHPDPFTIITADDVRNGKYRPSVSDLDAYALRYVENLSSGGKYALCVWPPHCLIGSWGHALSGDLHSALVRWEHRIPGRAVHFIQKGSNSLTEHYSAIRAEVSIPGNKDTDANEGLITALKGMDSILIAGEALSHCVANTVRDLIQYIDPCKLTVCIDLCSNVKGFEHLGTAFRDEASRLGVCFLTSDACFS, encoded by the coding sequence ATGGCCAAGTCAATGTTGATCATCGACCCTCAGAATGATTTTTGCGATCCCCGCGGCGCGCTCTACGTTCCAGGCGCGTTCGAGGACTCCAAGCGCTTGTCGTCGGTTCTGGACCGCTACATCGATAGGTTCGACTCGATTCACGTTACCCTGGATACCCATTACTCCTACCACATCGCCCATCCTGTTTTCTGGCTTGATTCCGAAGGAAGGCACCCCGATCCTTTCACGATAATCACCGCGGACGATGTTAGAAATGGAAAATATCGGCCGTCGGTAAGCGATCTGGACGCTTATGCGCTGCGATATGTTGAAAATCTTTCGAGCGGCGGTAAATACGCCTTATGCGTATGGCCTCCTCATTGTCTGATCGGTTCTTGGGGCCATGCGTTAAGCGGCGATCTCCATTCCGCTCTCGTCCGCTGGGAGCACCGAATTCCAGGGAGAGCGGTCCATTTTATTCAGAAAGGAAGCAATTCCCTGACTGAGCATTACAGCGCTATTCGCGCAGAAGTTTCAATTCCCGGCAATAAGGATACCGATGCCAACGAGGGCTTGATTACTGCCCTCAAGGGAATGGATTCAATACTTATAGCCGGTGAAGCTTTATCGCACTGCGTCGCGAATACGGTCAGAGATTTGATTCAGTATATCGATCCATGCAAATTAACCGTATGCATAGATTTGTGTTCGAATGTTAAAGGTTTTGAACATTTAGGAACTGCATTCAGAGATGAAGCGTCGAGACTCGGCGTTTGCTTTCTTACTTCCGACGCGTGTTTTTCCTGA
- a CDS encoding lipid II:glycine glycyltransferase FemX, with the protein MKLTPLSLPFTSNAGSVSSPPRSFLQTPFWCEFKKDHGWRPFYFLIEDNPPRLLSVLVRCIKRYGDIAYVPLGPDIDCIDSKEQGRILDSLAAELKRLLPKSVRYIRFDPPWFVQEQLSTDGESPELAAGPAFIRQRPDGSGCAAPVDIQPPDTVVLNLPPLSVPDGEARLLDVMKPKWRYNIKLGQKKGLKVDCYEGDSAIQTGLQIFWTLYLETAERDGIALHDKRYYQDLFTHAAAFENTGYDKKRSVRVYIASHEGSPLAAIVTLFCGDEAVYLYGASSNEKRNLMPAYALQWQAIRDARDFGCAWYDFYGIPPTDDENHPMHGLYRFKTGFGGTIIHRCGSIDYPCNALYYYAGRSAELLRAVWFKKMKKMFRKNTRRK; encoded by the coding sequence ATGAAACTGACACCTCTTTCGCTTCCTTTCACATCGAACGCCGGGTCGGTCTCGTCGCCGCCTCGGTCGTTTCTGCAAACGCCTTTTTGGTGCGAATTCAAAAAGGACCATGGATGGCGGCCGTTTTACTTTCTGATCGAAGATAATCCGCCTCGTTTGCTCTCGGTCTTGGTTCGTTGTATCAAGCGATACGGCGATATCGCCTATGTGCCTCTCGGTCCCGATATAGATTGCATCGATTCCAAAGAACAAGGCCGTATCCTCGACTCGCTCGCGGCGGAGCTTAAACGGCTGCTGCCTAAAAGCGTCAGATATATCCGCTTCGACCCTCCCTGGTTCGTTCAAGAACAGCTTTCTACCGACGGCGAGTCACCGGAGCTCGCGGCCGGACCCGCTTTCATCCGGCAACGTCCGGATGGTTCGGGCTGCGCCGCGCCTGTGGATATCCAGCCTCCCGATACAGTCGTTCTGAATCTTCCGCCCTTGAGCGTCCCTGATGGAGAGGCAAGGCTTCTCGATGTCATGAAGCCTAAATGGCGATACAACATCAAGCTCGGACAGAAAAAAGGCCTCAAAGTCGATTGTTACGAGGGAGATTCGGCGATACAGACAGGATTGCAGATTTTCTGGACTCTCTATTTGGAAACCGCCGAACGTGACGGAATCGCTCTCCACGATAAACGATACTATCAGGATTTATTCACCCATGCGGCGGCGTTCGAGAACACCGGCTACGATAAAAAACGCAGCGTCCGGGTATATATCGCATCGCATGAAGGTTCGCCGCTCGCAGCTATCGTCACTCTATTTTGCGGAGATGAAGCGGTATATCTGTACGGAGCATCGTCTAACGAAAAACGCAACCTCATGCCGGCGTACGCTCTCCAATGGCAGGCGATCCGCGATGCGCGCGACTTCGGATGCGCATGGTATGATTTCTACGGCATACCTCCGACAGACGACGAAAATCATCCGATGCACGGCTTATATCGTTTCAAGACTGGATTCGGCGGAACAATTATTCATCGGTGCGGCAGCATCGACTATCCCTGCAATGCGCTATATTACTATGCCGGCAGATCAGCCGAACTACTCCGCGCGGTTTGGTTCAAAAAAATGAAAAAAATGTTCAGGAAAAACACGCGTCGGAAGTAA
- the metG gene encoding methionine--tRNA ligase gives MKRKLITSALPYVNNIPHLGNLIQVLSADVYSRFCRLKGYETLYVCGTDEYGTATETRAQEEGKTPRELCDYYHAIHSDIYQWFHIAFDHFGRTSTPQQTVVTQGIFEDLEHNGYIKEHAIDQLFCSSCNRFLADRYVRGVCPSCGYEDARGDQCEHCGKLLDPTELKSPRCSSCSTTPEVRTTSHLYIDLPGILPKYEKWMKETSVSGQWAKNALQMTQAWIRDGLQERAITRDLKWGIPVPREGFESKVFYVWFDAPIGYISIARCLFDRISGSPENSEKEWASWWLDPDNVELFQFIGKDNIPFHTVIFPSSLLGSGKNWTKLHHMSSTEYLNYESGKFSKSKGIGVFGSDARESGIHADIWRFYIFYNRPEKADAQFTWKDFQEKMNSELIGNLGNLVNRTLTFVARYYEGRIPARDGLTSERKDIREMTAHLRDSTAKTVKRATELLEWAELREAFRELFLLSSVANKAFQDGEPWKARTEDPEKAEVLVTELCYLIKDIMIMAHPYLPQFASKVLSFFGKEIWSGQVFDEKAVDYGSAPNPLSFVPPEGTLSWKDLGSRDGLASVSSPEIIFKPMDDKTTNEFRDRYAGSQQERKDKKVEEDKKEQAKPAAKKEEKTDTAVKNEAAVPADALFNEKIALKTAKIVKVERHPDAEKLYIETLDDGSGAERIILSGLVPYFKEEELLGRSIIIADNLKPRKMRGIESRGMLLAGDYTDAEGVEHVELLDSSWAAPGTPVVLEGADPSFKKPDVIDADVFFAAPMNIIEHEVFINGKKLLIDGKTVKTSLIKTGSVS, from the coding sequence ATGAAGAGAAAACTGATTACCTCTGCTCTCCCATATGTCAATAATATTCCCCATCTCGGCAACCTTATACAGGTTCTTTCAGCCGACGTGTATTCGCGTTTTTGCCGCCTGAAAGGCTATGAAACCCTGTATGTCTGCGGAACCGATGAATACGGAACGGCGACAGAGACCCGCGCCCAGGAAGAAGGCAAGACTCCCCGCGAATTATGCGATTATTATCATGCAATTCATAGCGACATCTATCAATGGTTTCATATCGCGTTCGACCATTTCGGCCGGACATCGACGCCTCAGCAAACAGTCGTAACCCAGGGCATATTTGAAGATCTGGAACATAACGGCTACATCAAAGAGCATGCGATCGATCAGCTTTTCTGTTCATCATGCAACCGCTTCCTCGCGGACAGATACGTCCGCGGCGTGTGCCCCTCCTGCGGCTATGAAGACGCCCGCGGAGATCAGTGCGAACACTGCGGAAAACTGCTTGACCCCACGGAGTTGAAATCTCCCCGTTGTTCAAGCTGCAGCACGACTCCTGAAGTACGGACCACCAGCCACCTGTACATCGATCTTCCCGGTATTCTTCCCAAATACGAAAAATGGATGAAGGAAACGAGCGTCTCCGGCCAGTGGGCAAAGAACGCGCTGCAAATGACCCAGGCATGGATCCGCGACGGATTGCAGGAACGGGCGATAACGCGCGACTTGAAGTGGGGTATCCCCGTGCCAAGAGAAGGCTTCGAGAGCAAGGTTTTTTATGTCTGGTTCGACGCTCCCATTGGATATATTTCTATTGCCCGGTGCCTGTTCGACCGAATTTCCGGCTCTCCAGAAAATAGCGAGAAGGAATGGGCATCCTGGTGGCTCGATCCTGATAATGTCGAACTCTTCCAATTCATCGGCAAGGATAACATTCCCTTCCATACAGTGATATTCCCGTCGAGCTTGTTGGGTTCGGGAAAAAACTGGACAAAACTCCATCACATGTCGAGCACGGAATACCTCAATTACGAATCAGGAAAATTTTCCAAGTCTAAGGGTATTGGGGTGTTCGGTTCAGACGCTCGAGAGTCGGGCATACACGCGGATATTTGGCGATTCTATATTTTCTATAATCGTCCTGAAAAAGCCGACGCACAGTTCACCTGGAAGGACTTTCAGGAAAAAATGAACAGCGAGTTGATAGGAAATCTTGGAAACCTCGTCAACCGTACGCTCACCTTTGTAGCCCGCTATTACGAAGGACGCATCCCGGCCCGGGACGGACTTACATCCGAGCGCAAGGACATTCGCGAAATGACGGCGCATTTGAGAGATTCAACGGCAAAAACAGTGAAACGGGCGACAGAACTGCTTGAGTGGGCCGAACTCAGAGAAGCATTCAGGGAGCTCTTTCTGCTTTCGTCCGTCGCAAATAAGGCTTTTCAGGATGGCGAACCCTGGAAGGCGAGAACCGAAGATCCTGAAAAAGCGGAAGTGCTCGTCACCGAATTATGCTACCTCATCAAAGACATCATGATTATGGCACATCCCTATCTCCCCCAATTCGCCTCGAAGGTATTATCGTTCTTCGGTAAAGAGATATGGTCGGGGCAGGTATTCGACGAAAAGGCCGTCGACTACGGTTCGGCGCCGAATCCGCTCTCCTTTGTTCCTCCTGAGGGAACCTTGTCATGGAAAGATTTGGGATCCAGGGACGGACTTGCGTCTGTCTCATCTCCTGAAATCATTTTCAAACCTATGGACGATAAAACTACGAATGAATTCCGGGACCGGTATGCCGGTTCTCAGCAGGAAAGAAAGGACAAGAAAGTGGAAGAAGATAAAAAGGAGCAGGCAAAACCTGCTGCGAAAAAAGAAGAAAAAACGGACACAGCGGTCAAGAATGAAGCGGCTGTTCCAGCCGATGCGCTGTTTAACGAAAAAATCGCTTTAAAGACCGCGAAAATCGTAAAGGTTGAACGCCATCCAGACGCCGAAAAACTCTATATTGAAACTCTCGACGACGGAAGCGGTGCTGAAAGAATCATTTTGTCCGGGCTTGTTCCGTATTTCAAAGAAGAAGAGCTCCTCGGCCGCTCCATCATCATCGCAGACAATCTCAAGCCCCGCAAAATGCGCGGAATCGAATCGAGGGGCATGCTTCTCGCCGGCGATTACACCGATGCCGAGGGCGTAGAACACGTTGAATTGCTCGACTCATCATGGGCCGCTCCCGGAACCCCGGTCGTTTTGGAAGGTGCCGATCCTTCATTCAAAAAACCCGATGTCATCGACGCAGACGTTTTCTTCGCCGCTCCGATGAACATCATCGAACACGAAGTATTCATTAACGGTAAAAAACTGTTAATCGACGGAAAGACGGTAAAGACCTCTCTGATTAAAACAGGCTCGGTTTCGTAA